The sequence below is a genomic window from Streptomyces sp. NBC_00289.
CATGCGCAGACCGCCGTTGGGCATGATCGCGCGCTTCAGCGGGGCGTCGGTCTGCAGCCCGACGATCAGTTCGCGGTCGCGGTCGATCCAGCCGGGGGCGTGCGAGGTGATCGTCGACGGCGTCGCGGCGTCCACGTCGAGGATGCCGCGCGCCCGCTCCTCGGGGAACAGTGAGCTGACCTTCTCCCAGACGGCACGGGTGCGGTCCGTGGGACCGGTCAGGAAGGACGCGTCACCCTGATAGGGGGTGTAGTTGGCCTGGATGAAGTCGCGGACGTCGATCAGCTCGCGCCAGCGCGTCCCGGCGAAGCCTCGCCAGGCCACGGTGACACGGTCACCCACTGTCACGGTTGCGGTCATCGCCGTTCCTCTCCTCGGTTCGTGTCCTGCACCTCGATGCTCGTCGCCCGTGATCGTCACGGGGAGTGCCGGACAGCGCCCACGGGCGGGCCGTCCGGCCCCGGCCCTCGGGGCCGGACGGCCCAGCCGCTCCCGGACCGGCCCGTCAGCCGGCCGGGAGCCCCTGCGACGCAGCTCGGCGGGGGCGCGTCGAGAAGGGGCCGCTGAGCGGGTGTCCTGTAGTCCTCGTAGACCGGGCAGGGTGTCGTGCAGGGCGCAGGCCCACCTTCTGCTTCGGGACCGACCGGCCCGAGCGATGCACCGGATGGCCCATGGCCCGTCCTGCGAGGCCCGGCACACGCTGGACGTGGAAGTCCTCACCTCGCCCCGGAGGTACGCCATGAACGCTGCCCTCACTCCCAGCCCCGGCATGCTGCGCGCGCTGTCCGCCGAACACCGCCGGCGGCTGCTGCACGTCGCCCGGGAGGTATCCATCCCTCAGGGCACACGTCTGTTCGACGAAGGTGGACGCGCAGACCGCTTCTGGATCATCCGCACCGGCAGGGTCGAGCTCGACATGCGTGTGCCGGGCCGTCGGGCGGCTGTCATCGAGAACCTCGGGCACAACGAACTGGTCGGCTGGTCCTGGCTTTTCACCCCGCACGTCTGGCACCTGGGCGCCGAGGCGGCCACGCCGGTGAGGGCCTACGAGTTCGACGCCACGGCCGTCCGGTCCATGTGCCAGGACGACGCGGCCCTCGGCAACGACATCGCCCGGTGGGTCGGTGAGGTACTCGCCCACCGTCTCCGCTCGGCCAGGACCCGCCTGCTGGACCTGTACGCCCCGTACGGCGCCGACAGCGTCGTCTGACCCCGGTCGCGACAAGTGACAGAGGAGTGATCATGCACGGCACCCCGCACATCGTCAGCGATGTCATGACCCATACGGTCGCCGCCGTCGGTCGCCGGGCGACCTTCAAGGAGATCGTGCAGCTGATGCACGACGGGAAGATCAGCGCTCTGCCCGTCATCGAGGGCGAGGGCCGTGTGGTCGGTGTCGTCTCCGAGGCGGATCTCCTGCCCAAGGAGGAGTTCCGCGACAGCGACCCGGACCGGTACACGCAACTGCGCCGCCTGTCCGACCTGGCGAAGGCCGGCGCGGTCACCGCGGAGGAGCTCATGAGCTCCCCCGCCCTCACCGTCCGCCCGGACACCACGCTGGCCCAAGCCGCCCGGACCATGGCCCGGGCGAGGGTCAAGCGACTTCCCGTGGTCGACGCCGTGGGCCTGCTCGAAGGCATCGTCAGCCGTGCCGACCTGCTCAAGGTCTTCCTCCGCACCGATGAGGAGATCGCCGAGGAAGCACGGCGCGAAGTCGTGTCGTACCTCTTCCCCACCCCGAACTCCAACGTGCGCGTGGACGTGCGGGACGGGGTGGTGAAGCTCGTGGGCCAGGTCCGGGACACCTCCCTGATCCCGGTGGCGGCACGCCTGGTCCGCGCGGTCGAGGGGGTCGTGGACGTGGACTTCGACCTCACGCGCCACAGCGAGCCGGCCCTGCCGAAGGACGTGCCCGCGGGCGACACCGACAGGGCCGACTCCGCGTGAACCCGCCGAGACCGGGTGGCCGTCCCCGCACGTCGAGCCTGTCGGGCCGGTTTCTCCGAGTGGGTGGGCCGGTCGGCCCTAGTACATTCGGCCCGGACACGTGATGATCGATGTCATGGACAGCCCGCGGCCTGTCCTCCACCGGGGAACGAGGTCACCATGCCAGAGGCGCGCAGCTTCACCGAGCAGAACCCGATCCGGGTGTTCCTGCTGGACGATCACGAGGTCGTCCGCCGCGGTCTGGCCGACCTGCTCGACGGCGAGCCGGACATCTCGGTGATCGGTGACGCCGGCACCGTCGGCCAGGCGCTCGCCCGGGGCCCCGCACTGCGTCCCGACGTCGCCGTCCTCGACGTACGGCTGCCCGACGGCGACGGCATCTCCGTCTGCCGTGAGCTGCGCAGCCAGATGCCGGAGCTGGCCTGTCTGATGCTGACCTCGTTCGACGACGAGGACGCCCTGCTCGACGCGATCATGGCCGGCGCCGCCGGCTACGTCCTCAAGCAGATCAAGGGATCGGATCTGGTATCAGCGGTACGCACGGTGGCCTCGGGCCAGTCCATGCTGGATCCCGCCACCACGGCCCGCCTCATGCGCTCCCTGCGGGCCGACCCCGCGGACAACCCGGCCGTGCCGTCCGAGCTGGCGAGCCTGTCACCACGGGAGAGGGACATCCTGGCCCTGATCGGCGACGGTCTGACCAACCGCGAGATCGGCAAGAAGCTCTACCTGTCGGAGAAGACCGTCAAGAACCACATCTCCCGGCTTCTGGCCAAGCTGGGTGTGCAGCGCCGGGTCCAGGCCGCGGTCCTCGCCTCCCACCTGGAGCATCCGGAGACGGGTGAACACCGGACCAGGTGACGACGGACGGCCCACCGGGATGGCGCGGTGGGCCGCCGCGCGGGGCCTGTCGCGGTAGCGGCCTCAGGTGCTACTGGACGAGTTCCCAGTCCTGCGAACCATCCGTGAGTACGTTCTGCAGGGTCAGTTGTGCCCCGGCGGAGGCACCGGTCACGTACAGGCTCGTGTTCTTGACCGACTGCAGCTTGTAGAACCCGTCGCTGGTCTTGACGAGGTTCCAGCTGCCGGTGTCGCTGTTGTCGACCCACTGGCCGATCTTCTGGCCCACCGTGGCGGTCCCGGTCCAGATGGCCGCCGCGCGGCCGCCCGACTTGTTCAGCAGGCTCACGCCGCCGTTCGGCTCGGTCGTCAGGTGCCAGTACTGGGTGTCCGCGTTGGCCGCCGAGCCCGGTGCCTCGAGCCGGACGTCGGGAACGTCCCCGTTGCCGATGTTCGCGTCGTTGGTCTTGTTCCCGGTGCCGATCACCTGGTCGGTCTTGCGGTTGACCAGCTGGTGGTAGGCGCCGTTCGAGTGGCCGAGGTCGACCTCGGCGTAGGCGATCGTGGAGGTGCCCTGGTTGTTGAGGATCGCGATGCGGCCGGTGGCCTCGACGTACTGCAGGTTGCGGCTGTAGCCGGCCTGCGAGGTGGTCTGGTACTCCTTCCACGCGCCGTCGCTGCGCCCGCTGTCGTTGACCCAGACGTTGCCGCTGCCGGCCGCGTTGTAGACCAGGCGCCCGCCGGGCAGCCTGATGAGGACCGGACTGCCGTTCGTCGCGAGGGGGTGGGAACCGGAGTCGAGCGGCAGGGTGGTGACGCCCGTGCCGGTGGGAGAGCCGGTGTAGAACTTCAGCGGGTTGTCGGCGAGGACGTACTTGGTGTTGACTCCGCCGCCCCAGTACTCGAAGGTCAGCAGCCACTTGCCGTCGGTCGTCCGGACGACGTTGGCCATGCCCGGCCGGCCGCCGCCGATCTCCGTCTTGCCGCCGCCCATGTTCTGGGTGAGTCCGGCGACGTCGACGACGGGTGCGCTCCACGCGGCGGCGGCGCCGTCCCAGGTCTTGTGGGCGAGGATCTGGCCGTGCGAGTCCGTGGCGGTGTCGTTGGCGGGGTCCAGGGTCGGGACACCGGTGGTCGCGTTGAAGCCGGTGTAGTCGTTCTCGTCGGAGTAGTAGCAGACGAGTTGGCCCTTGTAGACCATCAGGTACGGCTCCCAGATGGGGTCCACCTGGCTGTTGGTGTTCGCGGCCGCGATGTTCTGGCCGACCGCGCCCGCGCTGCCACCCTGCCAGCCGCCCGTCGCGATCACGTTGACGACCTTCCACGTCGCACCTTCGTCGGTGCTGGAGTACAGGGCGATCGCCAGGTCCTTGCGGTCGCCGTCGTTGGTCGGCGTCCAGTTGGGGTCGGCCGCCTTGTGCTCCTTGTAGTAGTAGTCGTCGCCCGACACGACGCCGGCGAGGAGGAGCGTGCCCTGCTTCAGGTTCCCGACGTCCTGCGGAAGCGTGTAGAGGTAGGGGTTGGTCCAGTTGCTCGTGTACTTGGCGTACTGGGGGTCGCTGGACAGGTACGCCGGAGCCTTGACCTCCGACAGCGCCTGCCAGGTGGTTCCGTGGTCGTCGCTCTTGTAGACCGGGAGGGTCTGCCTGTCGGCGCTCCCGGTCGCCGTCACGACGGTGGACTTCTCGAACGACGCCACCAGACGTCCGCTCGGCAGCTCCGCCGACTTCGGGTAGACCGCGCAGTTGCCCCGCCCCTTCAGGCACGGGTCGCTGCCGAGCTGGTACATGGTCCCGCCGGTCGGGTCGTACGCCTGGGCGCTGACCATGGGTATCGCGAGGATCGCGGATGTCGCCGCGAAGGTTCCGAAAGCTCGTCCAAGCCTTCTTCTCTGCATGGCCCCTCCTCAGGGGATGGATCAGGATCGGTCGGAGGCTTCGGGGGCCGGCGCCGGGGCGGCGCCGGTGGAGACGAGAACGCGTACGTCCCAGGGGCCGAGGTCCAGCGCCGAGCCCGCGAAGATGGAGGCGCCCGTCAGGGCGTCGGTGAGGTCCACCGGTGCGGGGGCGCTCGCGGGCTCCCAGTTCCAGTTGTGGACGATGTGGACGCGACGTCCGTCGGGTGAGGTGCCGGTGGTCGCGGTGACGGACGCGGGGAGGTCGCTCCACCCGCTGGTCGCGGCCGGGGCCAGCCACTCGGCCAGCGTCCGGGCGAGGTCGCGGCCCGGCACCGTGCCGACGCAGGTGACGCGTCCCTCGCCGTGGCGGCGGGTGGTGATCGCCGGCCAACGGCCGAAGTGCGGGTGCTCGTAGCCGGCGAGGACGTCGGCGTCGACGACCGTGAGGCCCTCGATCCACTGCGTCGCCGTGGCGTTCGCGGGCACCTCGAGCGGGCCGCCGGACACGGCTCGGACCGGGACCTCGCCGTGAAGGTTGCTGAACTCGTCGTACCGGACTCCCGCGGCGGGGACCAGACGTCCGGGTGTCGGCTCGTGGCGGGCCCGGGCCTCGTGGTCGGCGTAGGCGGTGCGCGGGCCGAGCACCAGGTGGCCGCCCGCTCGGGCGTAGGCCTCCAGCCAGTCGAGCGTGGCGTCGTCGACGACGTACAGGGCCGGGGCGACGAGGACGGGGTGGCGCCGTACGGCCTCCTCTGGGGTCATCCCCTCCCGCTGCCCGCTCGGGTCGTGCAGCTGCCGGGCATGGACGACCCGCACCTGGCGGCCCGCGTCGAAAGCGCCGCGGTAGAAGGGGTCGAAGACGCGGTGGTAGGCGGCGGGGTCCGGTTGGCCGTCGGCGGTCGCGAGCGGCGGGTACTTCTGCATCAGCCACTTACTCGGCATCGAGTAGACCATCGTGATGTCGGCGTCCGGCTCCAGCCCGGCGACGAGCGGGCCGACGGTGTCGAACTCCGCGCCGAGCCGGGCGATCTCGGCGTAGGTACGACCGGGCTGTCCGCTGTGCGGAAGGACGCCGCCCCAGTAGGTCTCCGCGCCGAAGCGCAGGGTCTGCCACTGCCAGTACTCGATCATCCGGGCCCCGCGCGCGACGAGCGCCCACGCGGTCTGCCGCCACTGGCCGTCGTAGCCGGGCCGGTTGTCCCACGCGAAGCCGATGCTCTGGGCGTTGGTCTCGGTGACCAGGAACGGCTCCTGACGCGAGGAGAACATCCAGTCCGCCGTCTGGTACATCGACCACACGCCGGTGGTCTTCCACTTCTGCTCGTGGGTGTCGGGAGTGGGGTCGGGCAGCAGCAGGCCGTCCTGCATGTCGTAGTACGGGTTGCCCGAGGCGATGTCGAGGCGGTCCGACATCTCGTCGTCCTCCACGCCCTGCCGGGTGTAGGAGATGCAGGTGGTGACGAACTGTCCGGGCAGCGTGTACTCGCGCACGATGTCGGCCTGCCAGCCGATGAACTCGGTCACCTGGCGGGCCTGGAACTCGCGCCAGGCGACGTCGTACTGGGGCTGTTCGTTGGCGTCCGGCGTCCACAGGTCGGCCCAGGTCGACAGGCGGTGCGACCAGTAGACCAGGCCCCATTCGCCGTTCAGGGTCTCGACGTCGCCGTACTTGTCGCGCAGGTGGTCCACGAAGCGCTGGAAGACACCGTGGTTGTGGAAGAGGTGCAGGCCCGGCTCGTTGTCGACCTGCCACCCGATGACCGCCGGGTGGTCGGCGTAGCGGGCCACCATCTTGCGGATCATCCGCTCGGCGTGGAACCGGAAGGCGGGGTGGGTGAAGTCGATCTCCTGCCTGGCGCCCCAGCCGAGGCGCTGCCCGGTGGAGGACTCGGCGGTGATCTCCGGATACTGCCGGGCCAGCCACAGCGGCGCGGCGTACGTCGGCGTGCCGATGACGACGGAGATGCCTCGCTCGTGGGCGCCGTCCAGCACGGGCTGGAGCCAGTTGAGGTCGAACCGGCCGTTCTCCGGCTCCCAGGTCGACCAGACCGACTCGCCGACCCGGATCACGGTGAAGTGGGCTTCGGCCATCAGGTCGAGGTCGGTCTTCAGCCGTTCGTCGGGGCGCAGTTGGGGGTCGTAGGCAGGCGTGTACTCGTGGTAGTACGCGGCGCCGAAGAGGACACGGGCAGGCAGGGCCGCCATGAAGAAGAACCTCCGAGGGAAAGGGAGTGAGGTGAGGGATGGGTCCGCTACTGCTTGACGCCGCCGGCGGCCAGCCCGCTCTGCCAGTACCGCTGGAGCAGCAGGAAGGCCACCACGAGCGGGACGATCGAGATCAGGGAGCCGGTCACGACCAGGGCGAGCATGTCGCTGCTGGCGCCCCCGCCGCCGTTCTGGGCCCGCGCGGCCCAGGAGGAGAGACCGACCGTGATCGGGTACAGCTTCGGGTCGTTGAGCATGATCAGCGGCAGGAAGTAGTTGTTCCAGGTCGCCACCAGCGTGAACAGCAGGACGGTCACCAGGCCGGGACCGAGCAGCCTGAGAACGATCCGGAAGAAGATCCGCACCTCGCCGGCCCCGTCGATGCGGGCGGCCTCCAGGAGGCTGTCGGGGACGGCGTCCTCGGCGTAGACGCGCATGAGGTAGAGGCCGAACGGATTGACCAGGGAGGGCAGGATGACGGCCCAGGGGGTGTTGACCAGGCCCGCCTTCGCGAAGAGTAGGTAGGTCGGGATCGCCAGGGCGGTGGCCGGAACCATGACGGCGCCCACGACGAGGTTGAAGGCGGCCCCGTCGCCGCGGAACCGGAACTTGGCGAACCCGTATCCGCCGGCCGCCGCGAGCAGCGCGGCCCCGAAGGCGCTGACGCCCGCGTACAGGGCCGTGTTGAGCAGCCAGTGCACGAAGACGCCGTCGTCCTGGGTGAAGGTCTCCCTGACGTTCGTCACCAGCTGCGGGGTGTGCGAGAACCACAGACCGAAGGTGTTGAACAGGTCCTGGGTGTTCTTGGTCGAGGCGATCAGCAGCCACAGCAGCGGCAGGAGGAAGTAGGCCAGGGCGGCCAGCATCGCGATCGTCAGCGGGGTGCTGCGCCGGACGCGGCGCCGGCGCCTCTTCGGCGGCACGGAGTGAGCGTGCTCCGCGGTCGGGGTACTCCTGGCCGTGGGGGCCGGGGGCGCCCCCTGGGCGAGTGGGGCCGAGTACTTGGGGGAGGTCGTCACGCGGTCCTCCTGCGGTTCGCGGTGAGCAGGACGGCGTAGGAGGCGATCACGATGACGAGGCCGAGGAGGAAGGACACGGTGGCCGCGTAGTTGACCTGGTTGCCGGTGAAGGCGAGGGAGTAGGCGTAGAGGTTGGCGGTGTAGGAGCTGCTGATCACGTCCGGGGCGATCTTCATCAGCAGGTTCGGCTCGTTGAACAACTGGAAGCTGCCGATCACGGAGAACAGCAGGGTCAGCTGGAGCGCCGATCGCAGTGCCGGCAGCTTGATCGACCAGGCGATCCGCCAGGCACCGGCGCCGTCCATCCCGGCCGCCTCGTACAGCTCCTGCGGAACGGTGCGCAGGGCGGCGTACAAGATGATCATGTTGTAGCCGACGAACTCCCAGGTCACGATGTTCGCCAGGCTGCCCAGCATCCAGCCGTCGCTGAGGAAGTCGGGGACCGGCAGGTCGAGATTCCGGCTCATCTGGGCGAACGGTCCGAAGTCCCGGCCGTACAGGTAGCCCCACATGAGCGCGGCGACCACGCTGGGGACGGCGTAGGGAATGAAGATGCCCAGGCGGATCACGCGGGCGAGCCGCAGCAGACCACTGTCGAGAGCGAGTGCGAACAACAGGGCCAGCACCAGCATCACGGGCACCTGGATCGCGAAGAACAGCGCGACGCGTCCGACACCGTGGAGGAGTTGCGGGTCCTTCAGGGCCCGGACGTAGTTGTCGAACCCGACGAAGGCCGTCCCGCCGATCAGGCGTTCCTGGAAGAGGCTGAGGTAGGCCGCGTAACCGAGGGGAGCCAGGAAGAGCAGGAGGAACAGCACCATGAAGGGTGCGACGAACAACGGCCCTGCCGACCGGCGGCGGCGCGTGCCGCCGCGCCGGGGGCGCGCCGGCCCGTCTCGGCGCCGGCCCTTGGCGGAGGCCGCGGTTGTGGCAGTCATCATCGGGCCTTTCTGAGGAGTGGAGTGTGCTGGTGGGACGGGCGGGTCCCGCGCCGCGGCGCGGGACCCGGCCAACCGTCAGGTCGTGACCGTGAAACCCTGGGTCTTGGCGTAGGCGGTGAGACGCGACTGCCAGGCGCCGAGCGCGCGGACGGTGTCGGTACGGTCGGCCAGGGACTTGCCGACGGTCTCGGTCCAGTCGGTCGCCGCCTGGTCGAGGAACGGCGGCCACTGGAAGCGGGAGTTGAGCGTGGAACTGACGTCGGCGAACACCTGGTTGACCTTCTGGCCCCCGTAGAAGGACGGCGCGCTCCCCACGAACTCGGCGTCCGTGAGGAGCGCCTTGGTCGCGGGGAAGAAGAACTGCTCGGTGGCGAACATCTTCGCGCTCGCGGGGTCACTGTTGAGGAACTGGGCGAACAGCGCCGCCGCGATCGGGTTCTTGCTGTCCTTGGTGACGGCGGTCGTCGAGCCGCCCCAGTTGCCCGAGCTCGGGTTGGCGGAGTCCCACTGCGGCAACGGCGCGGCCCGCCAGTGACCGGAGGTCGCCTTGGCCGAACCGGAGAGGAACGCCGGACCCCACGCGGCGGTGATCCAGGTGGCGTACTTGCCCTTGTTGAGCGCCGCGTACCAGGAGTCGGCGAAGTCGGGCTCGGTGCCGATGACTCCCTCCTTCGCGAGGTCGCCCCAGAACTGGCCGAGCATCCGGGAGGCGGGGGCGTCGACGTCGATGGCGATGTTGCTCTTGCCGGATGTCACGTAGGGCCTGGCGCCCGCCTGCCAGAGCAGACCGTGCCACGCGGCCGCCTCGTTCGCCGCGAGGTTGGTCAGATACACGTCCGGGTCGGCCTTGTGGAGCTTGCGGGCCGCAGCCGCGAACTCGTCCCAGGTCTCGGGCACGTCGATCTTGTGCTGGTCGAAGATGTCCTTGCGGTAGAGCATGCCCATCGGGCCGGTGTCCTGGGGGATCGCCCAGACCTCGCCCTTCGGGCCGCTGACCTGCCCCCACGTCCAGTCGACGAACTTGTTCTTCAGCGCCGTGGCGCCGTACGGGCTCAGGTCCAGCAGGCTGCCCGTGATCGTGAACGTCGGGATCGCCTGGTACTCGATCTGCACGGCGTCCGGGGCACCACTGCCCGCCTTGAGCGCGGTGCGCAGCTTCGTGTAGTGGGCCACGCCCTGGCCGGCGTTGACGACCTTGATCTTGATGGCCGGGTACTTCTGCCGGAAGAGCGCGACCTCCTTGTCGATGTTCGGGACCCAGGTCCAGAACGTCAGCTCGGTGGGCGTCTTCATCGCCTTGTCGATGTCGGCCTGACTGACCCGCTTGGCGGGCGCGCCGCCGCCCGTGTCGTCTCCGCCGCAGGCGGACAGGGTGGTCGCGAGCGTCAGGGCTCCGGTCGCGGCGAGGAAGCCACGACGGCTCAACGCGGCTGAGGAGGGGGTGGCGAGAAATCTGGACATGGTGAACTCCGCGGAGGGGCGTAGGGATCGGCGCATGGGGTGACGGCGTGCAGGGTGGAATGCCCGGAGAGGGATTCGGGCGTGACGAGCTGCGCGAGGACGGCGGGGTGCGCATGTGTGCCGCGTATTTCGGGGCCGAGCACGTCACGCTCGTCGGCTGGGGCTGGGGCTGCGGGGGGGGGGCTCGCGCCGGCGAAGGCGTGAGGCGGGGCACGGGCCTGGGCGGTGAGCGGCTCGAGGGGGCCGCCCGGGTCACGGCGCTGGTGGTGAGTGGGAGGTGCGCCGACCAGGTGCGGGTGGGTCGGCTCGCGCACTCAGGTGCAGGTGTTGAAGGAGGTCAGAGCAGTTGACGAGGTGCGGGTGGGTCTTCCCTCATGTTCGGGGCGGGGTTCTGGCGAGTCGGGCCGTGATCGAGCGCGTCAGGCCGTGATCCGGCGCGTCAGACCGTGATCTGCCGGACGGGGTCGTCCGGTTCGGCGGGGATGCGGTAGATGAGCGGACGACCAGGTTGACCGGCGGGTCGTGCACCGGGATCGGGTCCGCGTCCGGGTTCTCGATGGCGTGCACGAGGCGCTTGAGGCCGTCCTGTGCCGTCGCGTCGAACGGCTGTCGCACGGTCGTCAGGGGAGGAGACACGTAGGCGGCGACGGGGATGTCGTCGAGACCGACGACACTGACGTCCTCCGGTACGCGTCGGCCGGCTTCCAGCAGCGCGCGGATCAGGCCGATGGCCATGTCGTCGTTGGCTGCGAAGACGGCGGTCACGCTGTCGTCGGCGGCCAGTCGACGACCGGCCGTGTAGCCGGAGGCCGCCGACCAGTCGCCCGCGATGACAGACGGTTCGCGTCTGCCGTGCGCGGCCAGCGTCGCCCGCCATCCCTCGAGGCGGTCCCTTGCGGCGTACCAGCGTTGGGGACCGGCGAGGTGGTGGACGGTCGTGTGTCCCAGTTCGAGCAGGTGCTCGGTGACGGCGCGGGCCAGCTGACGGGCGACGAGCCCCGCGGTCACCACCCGGGGTGCGACGAAGGGCGGCGGCGCGCCGAGGACGAGGAACGGCACGTCGACGCGGACGGAGAGGTTGTCGCCGTCCTCCTCGTCGATCGGCTCGGAGATGACGATGCCGTCCACGCCCTGGTCGAGCAGTGAGTTGACGGCACC
It includes:
- a CDS encoding cyclic nucleotide-binding domain-containing protein yields the protein MNAALTPSPGMLRALSAEHRRRLLHVAREVSIPQGTRLFDEGGRADRFWIIRTGRVELDMRVPGRRAAVIENLGHNELVGWSWLFTPHVWHLGAEAATPVRAYEFDATAVRSMCQDDAALGNDIARWVGEVLAHRLRSARTRLLDLYAPYGADSVV
- a CDS encoding CBS domain-containing protein is translated as MHGTPHIVSDVMTHTVAAVGRRATFKEIVQLMHDGKISALPVIEGEGRVVGVVSEADLLPKEEFRDSDPDRYTQLRRLSDLAKAGAVTAEELMSSPALTVRPDTTLAQAARTMARARVKRLPVVDAVGLLEGIVSRADLLKVFLRTDEEIAEEARREVVSYLFPTPNSNVRVDVRDGVVKLVGQVRDTSLIPVAARLVRAVEGVVDVDFDLTRHSEPALPKDVPAGDTDRADSA
- a CDS encoding response regulator; translated protein: MPEARSFTEQNPIRVFLLDDHEVVRRGLADLLDGEPDISVIGDAGTVGQALARGPALRPDVAVLDVRLPDGDGISVCRELRSQMPELACLMLTSFDDEDALLDAIMAGAAGYVLKQIKGSDLVSAVRTVASGQSMLDPATTARLMRSLRADPADNPAVPSELASLSPRERDILALIGDGLTNREIGKKLYLSEKTVKNHISRLLAKLGVQRRVQAAVLASHLEHPETGEHRTR
- a CDS encoding RICIN domain-containing protein, whose translation is MQRRRLGRAFGTFAATSAILAIPMVSAQAYDPTGGTMYQLGSDPCLKGRGNCAVYPKSAELPSGRLVASFEKSTVVTATGSADRQTLPVYKSDDHGTTWQALSEVKAPAYLSSDPQYAKYTSNWTNPYLYTLPQDVGNLKQGTLLLAGVVSGDDYYYKEHKAADPNWTPTNDGDRKDLAIALYSSTDEGATWKVVNVIATGGWQGGSAGAVGQNIAAANTNSQVDPIWEPYLMVYKGQLVCYYSDENDYTGFNATTGVPTLDPANDTATDSHGQILAHKTWDGAAAAWSAPVVDVAGLTQNMGGGKTEIGGGRPGMANVVRTTDGKWLLTFEYWGGGVNTKYVLADNPLKFYTGSPTGTGVTTLPLDSGSHPLATNGSPVLIRLPGGRLVYNAAGSGNVWVNDSGRSDGAWKEYQTTSQAGYSRNLQYVEATGRIAILNNQGTSTIAYAEVDLGHSNGAYHQLVNRKTDQVIGTGNKTNDANIGNGDVPDVRLEAPGSAANADTQYWHLTTEPNGGVSLLNKSGGRAAAIWTGTATVGQKIGQWVDNSDTGSWNLVKTSDGFYKLQSVKNTSLYVTGASAGAQLTLQNVLTDGSQDWELVQ
- a CDS encoding beta-galactosidase, yielding MAALPARVLFGAAYYHEYTPAYDPQLRPDERLKTDLDLMAEAHFTVIRVGESVWSTWEPENGRFDLNWLQPVLDGAHERGISVVIGTPTYAAPLWLARQYPEITAESSTGQRLGWGARQEIDFTHPAFRFHAERMIRKMVARYADHPAVIGWQVDNEPGLHLFHNHGVFQRFVDHLRDKYGDVETLNGEWGLVYWSHRLSTWADLWTPDANEQPQYDVAWREFQARQVTEFIGWQADIVREYTLPGQFVTTCISYTRQGVEDDEMSDRLDIASGNPYYDMQDGLLLPDPTPDTHEQKWKTTGVWSMYQTADWMFSSRQEPFLVTETNAQSIGFAWDNRPGYDGQWRQTAWALVARGARMIEYWQWQTLRFGAETYWGGVLPHSGQPGRTYAEIARLGAEFDTVGPLVAGLEPDADITMVYSMPSKWLMQKYPPLATADGQPDPAAYHRVFDPFYRGAFDAGRQVRVVHARQLHDPSGQREGMTPEEAVRRHPVLVAPALYVVDDATLDWLEAYARAGGHLVLGPRTAYADHEARARHEPTPGRLVPAAGVRYDEFSNLHGEVPVRAVSGGPLEVPANATATQWIEGLTVVDADVLAGYEHPHFGRWPAITTRRHGEGRVTCVGTVPGRDLARTLAEWLAPAATSGWSDLPASVTATTGTSPDGRRVHIVHNWNWEPASAPAPVDLTDALTGASIFAGSALDLGPWDVRVLVSTGAAPAPAPEASDRS
- a CDS encoding carbohydrate ABC transporter permease, whose amino-acid sequence is MPPKRRRRRVRRSTPLTIAMLAALAYFLLPLLWLLIASTKNTQDLFNTFGLWFSHTPQLVTNVRETFTQDDGVFVHWLLNTALYAGVSAFGAALLAAAGGYGFAKFRFRGDGAAFNLVVGAVMVPATALAIPTYLLFAKAGLVNTPWAVILPSLVNPFGLYLMRVYAEDAVPDSLLEAARIDGAGEVRIFFRIVLRLLGPGLVTVLLFTLVATWNNYFLPLIMLNDPKLYPITVGLSSWAARAQNGGGGASSDMLALVVTGSLISIVPLVVAFLLLQRYWQSGLAAGGVKQ
- a CDS encoding carbohydrate ABC transporter permease, whose amino-acid sequence is MTATTAASAKGRRRDGPARPRRGGTRRRRSAGPLFVAPFMVLFLLLFLAPLGYAAYLSLFQERLIGGTAFVGFDNYVRALKDPQLLHGVGRVALFFAIQVPVMLVLALLFALALDSGLLRLARVIRLGIFIPYAVPSVVAALMWGYLYGRDFGPFAQMSRNLDLPVPDFLSDGWMLGSLANIVTWEFVGYNMIILYAALRTVPQELYEAAGMDGAGAWRIAWSIKLPALRSALQLTLLFSVIGSFQLFNEPNLLMKIAPDVISSSYTANLYAYSLAFTGNQVNYAATVSFLLGLVIVIASYAVLLTANRRRTA
- a CDS encoding ABC transporter substrate-binding protein; the protein is MSRFLATPSSAALSRRGFLAATGALTLATTLSACGGDDTGGGAPAKRVSQADIDKAMKTPTELTFWTWVPNIDKEVALFRQKYPAIKIKVVNAGQGVAHYTKLRTALKAGSGAPDAVQIEYQAIPTFTITGSLLDLSPYGATALKNKFVDWTWGQVSGPKGEVWAIPQDTGPMGMLYRKDIFDQHKIDVPETWDEFAAAARKLHKADPDVYLTNLAANEAAAWHGLLWQAGARPYVTSGKSNIAIDVDAPASRMLGQFWGDLAKEGVIGTEPDFADSWYAALNKGKYATWITAAWGPAFLSGSAKATSGHWRAAPLPQWDSANPSSGNWGGSTTAVTKDSKNPIAAALFAQFLNSDPASAKMFATEQFFFPATKALLTDAEFVGSAPSFYGGQKVNQVFADVSSTLNSRFQWPPFLDQAATDWTETVGKSLADRTDTVRALGAWQSRLTAYAKTQGFTVTT
- a CDS encoding LacI family DNA-binding transcriptional regulator; translation: MARLAGRSAGAPPRSTDVARLAGVSQKTVSRVMNSEQYVSADVRRRVMEAAEELGYRLNHAARALASGRTRSIGVVTLGTALYGPASLLMGVERAVRDTGYALRVVNTFEGDTMGIAGAVNSLLDQGVDGIVISEPIDEEDGDNLSVRVDVPFLVLGAPPPFVAPRVVTAGLVARQLARAVTEHLLELGHTTVHHLAGPQRWYAARDRLEGWRATLAAHGRREPSVIAGDWSAASGYTAGRRLAADDSVTAVFAANDDMAIGLIRALLEAGRRVPEDVSVVGLDDIPVAAYVSPPLTTVRQPFDATAQDGLKRLVHAIENPDADPIPVHDPPVNLVVRSSTASPPNRTTPSGRSRSDAPDHGLTRSITARLARTPPRT